CCAATTAATGAATCAAAGCCCGTTTCTGCAAACGTCGTTGCGACTAAACCGAAAATACCGATCGGTGCTAATCGAATCACTAGTTGTACTATTTTAGAAACGCCATGTGATAGGTCATGTAACATATTCTTAGTCGATTCATTTGCATGTCGAAGGGCTAAGCCTAAACCGACAGCCCACGCTAAAATACCAATGAAGTTACCTGTCACTAATGCATTGACTGGGTTATCTACAATTTTAAATAACAGTGTATTTAATACTTCTAAAATACCTTCAGGTGGGGATGCAACGATATCAGTCGTTATTAATACAAGTTCTGTTGGGAAAACGTAACTAAATAGAACGGCAGTAATAGAAGCTAATAAAGTACCGATTAAATATAAATGAATAACAGGTTTAAGATTGGTATGCGCACCTTTACTTTGGTTTGCTATTGATGATGCTACTAATATAAAAACAAGAATGGGTGCAACTGCTTTTAAAGCGCTAACAAAAAATCCACCAAGAAATGAAACTGATGTAGCTGTGCTTGGAGAGATAGTTGCAAGACAAACGCCTGCAATAATACCAATAACAATTTGTAAAACTAAGCTACCGTTCATCATTCGTTGAATAAGGGTGGGGTTTGAACTCATAAATATGTCCTATCTTTTTTATTATTAACAGTGCTGATAAATGGTCTTACTGACACTGTGATTAATGATTTAACGCTTAGTAGAAGCAAACGCTATTTTGGTATGGTGACTACAAGGTGATTGTAATAACTAATCTCATATAAGAATTAATACAGATCATAATTTGGCGCAGAAAATAGCATAATTAATCATAAATTAATTCAGTAATTGTTATTTTTTAATATTAAACAAAAAAGTGTTAGAAAAGAGCATTTAATTTGATTGTTTATTTGGAATTTAAAATATAAAAATTTTAATCCTTAAGCCGTATTTAAATATATGTGTAAATTACGTTATGATACCGCCATTAACATCATCAATTAGAGTAAAATATGTCCTCATCTCCTTATGTATTACCCCAGATTGACCCGATTGCGATTAGCCTCGGCCCTATAGATATTCGCTGGTATGGATTAATGTACCTTGTTGGTTTTGCTTGTGCATTTTGGATGGCAAACCGTGCTTGTGATAAATCTAATGGAGTATGGACTCGCGAACAAGCAAGTGACCTTTTGTTTGCAGGGTTTATGGGGGTGATTTTAGGTGGACGTATTGGCTACGTATTCTTTTATCAATTCCCAACTTTCATCGATAACCCAATGTACTTATTTAGAATATGGGAAGGTGGCATGTCATTCCATGGCGGCGTGTTAGGGGTGCTGACTGCTATCATTATTTATGCAAAACGTCACCAACGCTCTATCTTATCGGTAGGTGATTTTATTGTGCCATTATTACCAGTTGGTTTAGGAGCTGGACGTATTGGTAACTTTATTAACTCTGAATTATGGGGAAGAGTAACTGATTCTCCATTCGGCGTTATTTTTCACAATGCAGGTCCGCTTCCTCGCCATCCTTCACAGTTATATGAGTTTGCATTAGAAGGTGTGGTGTTATTTATTATCTTAATCTTGTTTATCCGTAAACCTAAACCGGCTGGTTCAGTGGCTGGTTTATTCTTACTCGGTTACGGTACATTCCGATTTATTATTGAATTTGCTCGTGAACCAGATGCACAGTTAGGCTTACTGACATTTAATATGAGTATGGGACAAATTCTATCGTTGCCAATGATCATCATTGGATCTGCTTTAATGTTTTATGCTTATAAGAATAACCCTGTTCAAGCAGTACCAAGCAAAGCAAAAAATAATAAAGGTAAGAAATAATGAAACAGTATTTACAGTTATGCCAACGCATTATTGATGAAGGTACTTGGATTGAAAATGAACGTACTGGTAAACGTTGCTTAACGGTTATCAATGCCGATTTAGAATACGATGTAGGCAATAATCAATTTCCGATGATCACAACACGTAAAAGCTTTTATAAATCGGCGATTGCTGAATTTTTAGGTTATATCCGTGGTTACGATAATGCTGCAGACTTCCGTGCGTTAGGGACAAAAACATGGGATGCCAATGCTAACTTAAATGAAGTTTGGTTGAACAGTGCACATCGTAAGAGCGAAGATGATATGGGGCGTGTTTACGGCGTTCAAGGTCGTTCTTGGATGAAGCCTGATGGCACCACCTTGGATCAATTAAAAAAGATTGTTGATAACTTAAAAAATGGCATCGATGATCGCGCAGAAATACTGACATTTTACAATCCAGGTGAGTTTGAGTTAGGTTGTTTGCGTCCTTGTATGCATACTCATACGTTTTCTCTATTGGGTGATACATTGCACCTGACTAGTTATCAAAGGTCGTGCGATGTCCCGTTAGGACTGAATTTTAACCAAGTTCAAGTATTTGCTTTCTTGGCATTAATGGCACAGATAACAGGTAAAAAAGCAGGTAAGGCATACCATAAAATTGTTAATGCCCATATCTATGAAGATCAATTAGAGTTGATGCAAAATGTACAGCTGAAACGTGAACCTTTCGCCTCACCACAATTAAAAATTAATCCTAAAATTACTTCACTAGAAGATTTAGAAACATGGGTAACAATGGATGATTTTGAAGTCGTTGGTTACCAATGCCATGATCCAATTAAGTACCCATTTTCGGTCTAAATTTCATACTTTTATTGTGCTTAATGAGCAAAAAAGTCCCACTGATATACTTTATCAGTGGGACTTTTTTATAAGCTAAAAGGAGTGATATTTACCAGTAAACGTCAAGTTGTAGACAATCTCGTTCTTTTTATAACTGACTGATTTTTATGTTTAAAAGTTATTTTATGTAGCAGTTTAAGGTGCCTTAAGAAGTTAACTCGTAATAATTAATCGTCTAAAAAATCAAGTCTTTTTAAAGATAAATATAGTTGTTTGATTTTTAATGAAAAAATAGCTTATTGTATCCAGTAAGCTACCTATATAGATTTTAATTAATCTTCTGCTAAGCTATTAAATACTTGTTCTTTAGCGTCATACCAAGCTTTAGTTGCTTCTGGGTCTTTCATTAATGCTTGAACTTTTTGCATTGCCTCTAGGTGCCCTTCATCTTGTTGCATAAACATTTCCATTGCATGCAATTTACTTTGTTCTACTAATTCTTCAAACGTGTTTGCTTGAAAAGATTGCTCGCATGCACCACCAAGTTGTTTACATGACATCGTTTTCATTATAATCCCTTATTTGGTAATAATACCAAAAGAATTAATAAGGTGATCATTCTTGCTGGTTAAAATCATCCCTAACTGCGTTGTGAGTTTTGAAGTGAGAACAACTATCTCCTACAACTCACGCCTTATTAGTGTTAATTTTTTCTGCGCAATCTCTGATCATTTATTTAATTCCATTGGTATAACAGGTAATTTTAGTGGTACCTATCTTATTATTTTATTCAATATGTGAACAAATATTGTACTACAACCTGTAGCCCAACAAAAATGATCATTGTTCTTATGACTTTTTGGCTCTTAATGTGATTGGGTATTGGTTCACATATAATACAAAAGAACACTATTATTTATCTATATAAATCACAGAAGATAAAGTGACCTCATTGATCGTATATCAAACCCACTTTATTTGTATTACTATTAAATTATTATAATAAAAGTAAGGGTCCTTATGCAGAACGCATTTGTAGAAATCGCTGGAGTAAAACGTAGTTTACATGTGCAAGTTGCACGTGAGATTGCTCGTAAAATACTTTCAGGGGAAGTCGCTCAGAATGAAATAATTCCTGGTGAAATGACGCTATGTGAGCAGTTTAAGGTTAGCAGAACTTCATTAAGAGAAGCAATTAAGCTACTGACATCAAAAGGCTTATTAGAATCAAAGCCAAAAGTTGGAACACGCGTTACTGATCGCGAAAATTGGAATTTTTTAGATTCTCAGTTATTAGATTGGTTAATTGATATTGGTGATAATAATGCTGTTTACCGAGATTTCCTCTCTCTACGTAATGCATTAGAGCCTGAAGCTGCAGCATTAGCTGCTGAAAATGCTACTGCACAACAACGTATTTTATTATCCGCGACTTTTCAGAAAATGGACGATATCTCTAAGAACTTTGATCTTGAAAGCTGGACTGAAGCCGATATGGAGTTTCATCGTTTAATTTTCTTATCTACAGGTAACAGCTTCTATTTACCTTTTGCTAATGTCTTGTGCACTATGTTTAAAAGCTTTATTACACATTCATCGGTTAGAGGCAGTACTTGTATCAATGAACATAGGGCTATTTACTCAGCCATTATGGCTGGCGACTCAGTTAAAGCGCGACAAGCAAATGTTGATTTGTTGAATAAGAGTAAGCGTCGTTTACCAAGCAGTGATTAATAGTCACGCTTAACTTTTCGATGTTGTCAGGCAAATAAAACTGAGCTGTATTAATGATGTTGAAAGGTGTTTAAGGAAATAGCCTTAAACCTTACATTTAATTCAAATTAATAATGACGTTGTAATACATTTTTGGTCTTTTTACGGCTGTATTTATAGTAAATGCTATTGCATTTTATTGTATTACAAATAATTGAGCATATTATATTGCTGTACTTACGTTAATGAATATTAATTTGATATTTGTATAAGTAAGCCCTGTATTCTGCTCTATTGTAAAACCAGATAATCGTTAAAGTCGTACTCGCTCTGAAAGGTACATTCAATATTGAAGTCTTCATTATTGAATCACTTATATTCGGTTTGTTGATGTCTAGACTAAGGTTAATATAGTAGCCATCCTCTAGTAATGGAGAATGGCTTTTTTACATTAAATGGCTCTATTTTAAAGGATTATTTATGCCTCAAACATTAATTCCCAATATTCATGATTTCATATCGAAAATCGATCCTTTTGATAAGTTACCACAAGATCTACAACGCAAAATAGCCTGCTGTATTAAAATTTCTTACTTAGCTAAAGGTGAGCAAGTTCATTTTGGTGGAGAGCACGAATTACGTTATCTATATGTGATTCGAACTGGCTCGATGGAACAACGAAAACATAATGGCATGCTGCGAGCGAAGCTAGGCGCTGAAGATTTATTTGGTTTTACTTTCCTTGATGAACACAAAGAATCGCAAGAAGACTACAGCGCAATCGCAATAGAAAACACTTTATTATACTTAGTTCCTCATTCAGATTTGTTGAATCTCTTAGATGAATATCCAGACTTTGCAGAGCATTTTGCCAGTAATGTACAAGTACGTTTGCATTCGGCATTAGATGTTGTGTGGTCAGACAGTGAAAAAGGGGTGTTTGTTAAAAAAGTATCCGAAGTATCGAGTGATAAAATTGTAGTAGTTGACTCAAGTACTCCCATTAGAAAAGTAGCTGAAGAGATCATGGCGGTTTGTTCTCCGACTGCCGTTATTACTGAAAATGGAAAAATTGTTGGTTTGGTAACTGACCGCGATATGACCAAGCGTGTGATCGTGGCTGGGTTAGATTATAACCGACCAGTAAAAGAGATCATGACACCTAATCCATTGACGGTAGGACCTAATGATTTAGTGTTAAAAGCGTCATCTATTATGATGCAAAATAACGTGCGTAGTTTACCGGTTGTTGAAGGTAATAATGTTCTAGGGGTATTAACAACAACTCACTTAGTACGTAACAATAGAATTCAAGCTGTTTTTTTAATTGAAAAAATTAAATATGCAAACACAGTTGCCGACCTCACTAAGTTAACGCCAGAGCGCCAAGCGATATTTGAGGCATTAGTAGAAGGCAAAGTAAGTGGTGACATCATTGGCCATGTAATGACCATGATAATGGATGCCTATAATCGTAAACTATTGCAAATGGCTGAAGGACATTTTGGCAAGCCACCTTGTGAGTTTGCTTGGATTGTTGCTGGATCTCATGCTCGAAATGAAGTGCATATGTTATCGGACCAAGATAACGCGATTATCTTAGCTGATACTGCAACTGCAGCAGATCGCATTTACTTCCAAGGTCTCGCTATGTGGGTATGTAATTCCCTAGATGCCTGTGCTTATCCATTATGTAGCGGTAAGTTTATGGCCGTTAATCCAAAATGGTGTATGCCTCTAAAAGTATGGAAAGCCTCTTATAGTAAATGGGTAGCAAATCCTGAATATGAAAGTTTATTAAATGTTACGGTATTTTTAGAGACGCGTTGGTTATACGGCAATGAAAGCTTTAATAAAGAACTTCAAGCTCATTTATTTTCCAGTATAAAAGATTCACATGTATTTTTATCTTCTATGGTACGAGATTCTGTCTCGGTTAACCCTCCATTGGGCATTTTTAACTCTCTTGTATTGGAAAAAAGTGGTGAGAACTCTAAAACACTGAATATTAAGAAGTTTGCTATTAATTTATTGGTTGATTTAGCACGTATTTATGGTTTGTCATCGGGATCAGAGAAAGCAGAAACCATGGCGCGTTTCAATCATGCTTATGAAAATAATTTATTAAGTGAAGAGATGCTGAAAAACGTACAAGGATCGTTTCAATTCCTAACGCAAGTGCGTTTATCTCATCAACTAAGTGCATTAAAAGAAGGAAAAGTGCCAGATAATAATATCATTCCAGAT
Above is a genomic segment from Psychromonas sp. L1A2 containing:
- a CDS encoding FadR/GntR family transcriptional regulator; this translates as MQNAFVEIAGVKRSLHVQVAREIARKILSGEVAQNEIIPGEMTLCEQFKVSRTSLREAIKLLTSKGLLESKPKVGTRVTDRENWNFLDSQLLDWLIDIGDNNAVYRDFLSLRNALEPEAAALAAENATAQQRILLSATFQKMDDISKNFDLESWTEADMEFHRLIFLSTGNSFYLPFANVLCTMFKSFITHSSVRGSTCINEHRAIYSAIMAGDSVKARQANVDLLNKSKRRLPSSD
- a CDS encoding thymidylate synthase, which codes for MKQYLQLCQRIIDEGTWIENERTGKRCLTVINADLEYDVGNNQFPMITTRKSFYKSAIAEFLGYIRGYDNAADFRALGTKTWDANANLNEVWLNSAHRKSEDDMGRVYGVQGRSWMKPDGTTLDQLKKIVDNLKNGIDDRAEILTFYNPGEFELGCLRPCMHTHTFSLLGDTLHLTSYQRSCDVPLGLNFNQVQVFAFLALMAQITGKKAGKAYHKIVNAHIYEDQLELMQNVQLKREPFASPQLKINPKITSLEDLETWVTMDDFEVVGYQCHDPIKYPFSV
- a CDS encoding putative nucleotidyltransferase substrate binding domain-containing protein, which gives rise to MPQTLIPNIHDFISKIDPFDKLPQDLQRKIACCIKISYLAKGEQVHFGGEHELRYLYVIRTGSMEQRKHNGMLRAKLGAEDLFGFTFLDEHKESQEDYSAIAIENTLLYLVPHSDLLNLLDEYPDFAEHFASNVQVRLHSALDVVWSDSEKGVFVKKVSEVSSDKIVVVDSSTPIRKVAEEIMAVCSPTAVITENGKIVGLVTDRDMTKRVIVAGLDYNRPVKEIMTPNPLTVGPNDLVLKASSIMMQNNVRSLPVVEGNNVLGVLTTTHLVRNNRIQAVFLIEKIKYANTVADLTKLTPERQAIFEALVEGKVSGDIIGHVMTMIMDAYNRKLLQMAEGHFGKPPCEFAWIVAGSHARNEVHMLSDQDNAIILADTATAADRIYFQGLAMWVCNSLDACAYPLCSGKFMAVNPKWCMPLKVWKASYSKWVANPEYESLLNVTVFLETRWLYGNESFNKELQAHLFSSIKDSHVFLSSMVRDSVSVNPPLGIFNSLVLEKSGENSKTLNIKKFAINLLVDLARIYGLSSGSEKAETMARFNHAYENNLLSEEMLKNVQGSFQFLTQVRLSHQLSALKEGKVPDNNIIPDTFGSFERKHLKDAFRIIADLQEYTKLKFDRQ
- the lgt gene encoding prolipoprotein diacylglyceryl transferase gives rise to the protein MSSSPYVLPQIDPIAISLGPIDIRWYGLMYLVGFACAFWMANRACDKSNGVWTREQASDLLFAGFMGVILGGRIGYVFFYQFPTFIDNPMYLFRIWEGGMSFHGGVLGVLTAIIIYAKRHQRSILSVGDFIVPLLPVGLGAGRIGNFINSELWGRVTDSPFGVIFHNAGPLPRHPSQLYEFALEGVVLFIILILFIRKPKPAGSVAGLFLLGYGTFRFIIEFAREPDAQLGLLTFNMSMGQILSLPMIIIGSALMFYAYKNNPVQAVPSKAKNNKGKK
- the sstT gene encoding serine/threonine transporter SstT, with the translated sequence MSSNPTLIQRMMNGSLVLQIVIGIIAGVCLATISPSTATSVSFLGGFFVSALKAVAPILVFILVASSIANQSKGAHTNLKPVIHLYLIGTLLASITAVLFSYVFPTELVLITTDIVASPPEGILEVLNTLLFKIVDNPVNALVTGNFIGILAWAVGLGLALRHANESTKNMLHDLSHGVSKIVQLVIRLAPIGIFGLVATTFAETGFDSLIGYSHLLAVLVGSMLFIALVVNPIIVYIKLGSNPYPLIFQCLRESGVTAFFTRSSAANIPVNMALCEKLDLHEDTYSVSIPLGATINMAGAAITITVLTLAAVHTLGIEFDILTAILLSVVAAVSACGASGVAGGSLLLIPLACSLFGVPNEIAMQVVAIGFIIGVVQDSAETALNSSTDVIFTTAACRAEEAKELAAKS
- a CDS encoding DUF1059 domain-containing protein — protein: MKTMSCKQLGGACEQSFQANTFEELVEQSKLHAMEMFMQQDEGHLEAMQKVQALMKDPEATKAWYDAKEQVFNSLAED